Genomic window (Amaranthus tricolor cultivar Red isolate AtriRed21 chromosome 7, ASM2621246v1, whole genome shotgun sequence):
aaaaaaattcaggAAAGAAAAACACAATAATGTTTTGGACCCAAATTTAGACCCTAGATCTGCCAGACTTTAAGGGTTTAGGTCTAGGTCCAAAATTTTCGAACCTTATGAATCTTGGCTAGGTCTAGGTCCAACAAAAAAATAGGGTCTGAATTTAAATCTGGTTGAATTCAACCCACATCCAACTCATGCCTATTCCTAGTGCTAATACACTAGCATCAAcgagtctcttgagagaccgtctctttgagagacggaaaatttgaaaaaaataagattatttaacaacttttttcaaaaaaaagcttCGTTCAAACTATATTCCCAAAATAAGAGTCCTTGGCTCCAAAGCTAGGCTTTGTGTAAACTCGCTCTTaataacagcgaattaaaagaaAGGTCAAGGGATatgttgctgttagtaacagcgaaataaGAGCTTTGACTGGTCAAAcataatgtcgctgttactaacagcgacatatcCCTTGACCAATTTTGActttattaatctttttgtatgatttaaactagccgttgtaaaattgaaaaatagtcgttatgaagttgaaaatagccgttgttattatgttctataaataactccatcatctccctacttcattgtatccaaactccatcattcttgttctagttaatcgattttgaaggtaatataaagtattatgttagtattattctcaatttataaatgttaatattatttttgaatgtttacttatattactatattatatgtgtttcgtagatgtcacaggagcattctattgaagagctttgtgattgtggttatgaagttgagattaatacagattggagcgacgtcGATCCTGaccgtgattttgttgcttgtcctttctacttggatgaaggattcggatgcacgtactttaggtgggttgctCCGAAGAGTACCAAAtcgcttgaaaaagaaaaacaagagcttaaagatgaggtatttaatcacAAGAGACAACTAGATGATATggaacataggaaagaagagactgaaaggattatgagaaagttgaagaaacaatcttagttagcggcggtggtttaacttaacgaatgaactatgttaTTTGATATGGTTTTGTTGAAAATGAATGAAATagtgttgaattttcgagagcattttccctatttgaatatgattgtctgtttgattttgattaaattcatacttaattcttggcggaatgattcatcaccgaaaactctgagtaattaacatcattttattcataataaacatgtgataatacgataaaaatatacacatctacatatatattacaaattatacataaaagtccaaatgttacaaatattcaatatgtAAAAATGTtccatatatacaaaatgttactaatgttcaatatatacaaacagtatactaatgctaatcctcctcctgtaccctgtctaattgtgacggtttacgacgcctcctacgatagtaagaggtcgTCGCATGACGCttgggtaggggaggtgattgatactgggatgatccagcaccctgtgaggacccggcaccatagtcggggcacgttaagtctacctcctcaagatgaacgtcgacatgatgaggagatgacccctgCTCGTCCATAGTGGTGTCGGGTACAGcgacttctggaatgaagtgctgaaactgtgtccctaggagtatgctttgggcaatctcccgtacaggctcctcctaggtggagctgatgacagatgcaatgccctgtgcctaaggtgaactccacaagagtagttataggcaagaaacgtacacccttcatcacgttattgaatacttcgactaagttggtattagtaacaccatacctataccttccatcatgacatattgaccatttacacatatcaccaacttgatcaatccaaaaaagagcTTCTCGATTAGCAACACCAATAGCCTTCAATCCCTCGATTACCTTATTGGGTTGTCTTTGATCTGCAGTTTTCCATACATCCTCTTCAGCTTCATATTACCCATTTGACGgttgaagttacttaacaaatgccgcaagcaAAACTTATGATGGGCATTtggaggttgccattccggctcctccatggttgctagaatgcccgcatgtctatcagaaataacacataaacctggactatgcatcacatgcttacgaacacacgccataaaccaagaccacacagctatgcattctttctctacaaaagcaaaggcaagcgggaagattccGTTGTTCCCATCTTGAGCAATCGCAGTTAATAAtgtatggcgatacttaccatacaagtgtgttccgtcaaaggcaagcgggaagattcccttgttcccatcttgaACAATCTTGAGCAACACattttctaataacattgttaatcacggaagatgtcaaatgaatgtgtccagctgatacattttcagtacttagtacacaacccccatgcttccttttatatgtaacaatctcccatgaaggtgaataggagctcttcctagcccttagcctccaagcacaccctctcttacacttcaaggtgagcacggtttgatttgaagtctcagttcggtactcaacgttcctacgaatatgatacaatctaacagcgtccaacaaggcatccttattatcaaacatcatacccttttgaaactctccttcatcggTATAGGTTGTATCATAagcccaagacctccaagagttgtcctcaacgtgttcatctagagggggaactagtgcataaggtgtaggagcaacgattgttggaatgttgcctaaggtcatgtcattagctagagcctcctcatcaacacccacttcgtcctcagaaggagcttcaacgaattcattactctctttattaacatcatcccaaggctcatttgtatcttttaagttaaaagtatcatcattagaaggagaagaggaagatggcataatgggattttgggtttcttgggtagggaagagCGTAGGaaaaggagcagaagaagttacattcaggaatgcatttgtttctacaacattgacatcttgattccctaggggtacctcttctacatataactctaaagaatgaatagaggtagactttgaatactcccacattgcatctatagcctcctcatcctcaaccggaagaactaacaattctccactcatattgtatttaaaacttacattaacagtacttcttgtagtgtcaatgccaatcttagagcatataagatgtttaaattcattcaagtctatgtttgagttgcatgcaaacagtttacgtcttcccccagcatacttaacattgctactacttgatcgaattgaaccattccaaaaacatacaacagtcacacgaaatgaagccatttctataacaatacgtacaaaatcaatatcaccatcaagttcataaatatatacatatataacaacattgattaaatttagggtttgcattcaaacattatgtaaattaaactcaaatttagggtttgcattcaaacattctctacattaaactcAAACATTTTCTACATAAAATTCATTAACAAAAaacctcattatgaagatcatggcaaataacaagtacatttgacatattcatagagtttaagtgtaaatgaccactataaatgacatacattttaaaatcaacaagaactaaaaaatttataataaaaacgtactTTAATAAACTGTAAATCAACAAGaagtagtaaattgcaagtttataaacctgcatttatgtgaaagttgatgaagaatttgtgaaccctaatttttgaaaaaagaaaaaaaaacacaaaaaaaatagtaCCTTAATTGAATGTAGaaagatgacagaactaattagtagtagaaatttgaaatttgatgaaattaattgaaggattgaagttgattttaatggtggaaaaaagagggagatttcgtgggttattTCGCTGATACAAAATCGAGTGAAatgaggaaggaggaagaagtTGCTGTATTTACAGACGCATTagatcgctgttactaacagcgacttgaccttgttgaccagtcaaacattaggtggctgttagtaacagcgacataagccttgactaaaattttgaccatttctttatactcgctgttagtaagagcgatTACATACCAAGCCTAGCTTTGGaaccaaaaacgcttattttagaaataaagtttgaacgaagcttgttttttgaataaagttattaaatcatcttatttttttcaaattttcttgagagacgtatcttaagttcagcccattaaagattaatgtctacttaccgtattattaatgcctacttacattattcttagtGCTTACTTATTGTATcattaacacctactttcaatatcttaaatgtttacttacatcattctaaatacctacttacaatattttaaaaagtatataatagGCCAAACCAATTAGAtatgatctctcaaagagacctgTCTCTCACATGAATTTATGCACTAGCATTGATAAAATTAGGAGTCGATTTTATATCTTTCAAAGCAAATTCAGAGGGGTCAAACTCTCCAAAGATATAATGGTCAACAGTCAATTGACACAAAAGCTGTTAACAAGTTTACGAGAATATATGGCATCATTTGAAGTTTTAACGAGGGCGTGTGGGTTAAAATACTCTTATAATGACAATGATTCAGAATGTACTAACTACTACGTACAGTACAATAATGCTGATTGGTACTAATTGCATTAAAATAGAACAAGATTATCTCTTGGCTTAACGTCACATGTAATGTTTCACCGATTGGTAAGTATTGCTACTTACCGATGTTTGTTCGGAAGAGTGGGGGATAGAGTGTCGTCCTTTAGTAGGAGATTAACAAGGCCATGGTCCAGTACTTCCAATATGGTTGCTACCATGATGGTTAAGGCTCACTGGGCTGCAGAGTAATACAATAGAACCTATGTAGAAGATGAATTATGTGGACCGTGTAGCTCATGTGGCAACGCGGACAGTAGACACACATTCGGTTCATAACATCACACAACGACTTGGAGCTGGAGGTGCTGCGTCCTCCGTGAACGGGTTGCACCTCATGATGTGAACAGAAGTGAGAAGAGGCAAAATCATAACCCGGTAAAGGCACAGAGCATGAGACAAGTGTTTTGGTATCAACGGCATCCTTAGTCGCCAGTTCAGGAATTGAATGATAGCCATGCTTTACAAAGACAAATTCTTAAACTTTGAATAGTTGAACAGGCAGACATGATAGCATGTTGCAGTCAATAGGCCATGTTGAATGATATCATGGCAACTACAATAGTATTTTCAAAAGGAGGGCATCAAAATTTTGTCGTTCTTGTAACATTTGTTATATAAAATCTGGCTCGACATCTTAGATGATTGTGCAAGGTTACACAACTGAAACTCATACTTTTACCAGGATTGTTGATCATTTGATGCTTCCTTTCTTGATTGAAGATGTACATGGACCAGCAGACGTCATAAACGGTATTCCTTTGTATGTTGCTATCCCATTCTCATCAGTAAATAAATGCTGCATACATATTccattcaaataaaatcaacaaattaattaGCACAATCATATATGGCTTCTTATGTTGCGAAAAACTCGGAAACAAGCCATCACAGCAATTCTTATCATAAACAAATATCTGTGACCTCTCTGGAAAGCAATATTTAACCATCTAATATTCATGCTGTATATCAGTTACTAAGAACGTCCCTTTTTcgtaaataacaattaacaagtaTTTGACAGTTGAAATGGAGAAACACAGCAACGTTGCAAAATTTTTACAAAATCAGGAAAAGGAATccaacataaaattaaaaaaagtaataccGGTGTAATCTTGTCCAGTTGTTTCTTCTTCGGGTTGAGAACATCTTCGGGTTTTCCATCATGCCTGGAAAACCCCATAAATTCATATTTAATACACAGATTAAAGATCAAGATTCAAGATGACTATTACTATAAGGAGATACAATGTGCGCCTTGAAGTTTTCACTTAGGATGTACTATATGCAATGCAACAAAAAAATGGTgctatattttttgtattttcgaTCCTCACTTGGCACATGCAATACCAAAAAATACGCTGGTATTCCACGAAGAAAGGGAAACGAGACATTAAAACTTGATAATATTCGAATTCTTTACCCTTCAAAGGAAACACGCTCCCCAATTGTAGCACCTTCTGGAGGAAGCAAAGGCTCTACAACACTATGATCTTCATTTGAAGCACAAAGAACCTACAAAGAAATAACCATAATCACAGATCCAACACGAAAGAAAAATAAGGGGAAAAGGAACTCCCTTTCCCATGTCATAAATTATGCAGCCTATTGcaaaaaacaaaactaaatcTTTAAAAATTGACAAGAAAAAAAAGGTGGACTAAAAACCCACACATCTTAgttagaaattgaaattttgacCAATTTTAGTGTTAGTAGTCTCATTGCCTCAATCTCAGACACCAACCATATTTGTTTCAAGTTTCAACCCAGCATCAATCATTACATTGCAGTGGTATTTAACCAAAATTTGGAATCAGTTAATGGATCAACCAATACAGAATATTACAATTTGTTTCATGTCTAATGTTTAGCAAATAAATTGTTGTTTTTGGCATATCTTTTTTCCCTCATctttttcaaccaaaaagatGAAGTTAAACCTAAACATAAATTTGGCCTTCCATACAAGGAAGTATGTTATCAGCCATGTCATTTACAGTCCTTAAAAGCACAGAAAATGACTTAAATAAAATGTTCACGATCGATCCAAATTCTTACCAGTCCTTCAGATACCACGTCTCGTAGTTTTCCAGGTTTTACATTAGTGATAAATGCCACACGTCGATTCTGCACATGCGAAGGATCATCAGTGTTGAAAAAACAGTTGCAAGACAAACTAGATAAGAAACTCCCTTCGTTGCAAAGATATGCTCCAGCTTTTATTCATATGAGcctattattttaatcaaacatGAACTTATATAAGGGATTGAGAGTGTAAAAAGTTTCATGGATATGACTTACCAATAAATCATCAGGACTGCAGTACTTGGCCAAACCACTGACTACCTGCCGTACTTTGGACTCTCCAACATCTATCTCTTCAACCAGTAAACTAAACTTGCAAAAGAAAATTTCAGCAGATAATCTCAGAATAGAATCACAGAAACACGTTTTGATCTCTAGAGCTTTAGTAAAACTTCACAGCTTCATTAAACATACCTGTCAGCTGAAGGATGCTTCCATGCTTTGCGAATGAGGCCGACTTGTATATTTAGCACACTAACTGGGACTTCGTCTTTAGTGGAGGCTTCCGTTTGTGGTTTCTTCGACTCCGCATTTGCTTTCTCTCCCTTAGCCTTCTTCTAAAAGACCAAAAAGAGCACATCCATGACAACATGTTAGTTAACTACAGCAACAAAATTTAAATCTCGTAAAGAATATTGTTGATCTATGCGACTAAACTAAGTAATTAACACTCCTTTGTATGTTGAGTAGAAGAGTTTATGTTGTTTGACACATAGTGTTATTGATGGATTGATGTAACATTGGTGTGCTTAGTCAATGGTTTGCTGAATAAACAATGCTTGAGCAAGCATTGAAGAGGCTCAAGCAAGCAGCACCAAGCACGAGTTACTGCATGACGGAGTCCATACTGACAACTTTGTTCATTGCAGGGTTTCTATACTAGTTTGTTATATTAGGGTGGATTAAACTCCATGTACTTAGCTATTAGTTTGTTATACTCCTCACTATATATACTTGTACACTGTTAACAATATGCCAACCAAAATCATGATGCCAATTCCTTTTCCAAACTACTTATTAGTAATTACACCACAACCCACCACTAAACAATTCCAACCTAAATCAAACTCCAATATTCATGTagattaaatgttattatttgaaatatttgtaATTCCATCTCttcaaatttttgaaaatgaCAAGAAATGTGAAAGAAAAGGAGAAGGTGAATGGTAAAAATGAAGAAGACCAAAGTTATCTTAATTCTAGAATGCTAAATGAGTTTCATTTTTAGAAAAAGAAGGAAGGAGTCTGGTTAAATTAACGAAGTTGCACAATGAACAAAGTGAGTTTCCTCTTGAAAGTTGAGAAGTTCAGCAGAAAACATGTAAAAGTAATGCCTATTTTGCCTGCTGTCGTTGTCCCCCAACTTATATAACCTAGAAGTATATCTTTTGGCTTGTTTCTTCGTCACAAGTTGATATTTATTGCTTATGTTAATGAGGAGCACTACTAACCCGATAACACCCATGTGAATGTATCTAATTAAATCATCAcagaataattatttatatataatgagagaataacaaaatttaatgtTCAAATTATAAGACACTTTTAGGTTTATGCTAGTGtataatgttgcatttatttgTGTTACATTAGGTTGAATTTCTTTTCCTACGTTTTGGAAACTTTAAATTCATGTCTTTCGTCTTTTATTTCGTTTCTTGTATTGGATCGAATTTTATTTCATGTAACAATGCCACAAATATTCCCTAGTAATTAACATTtcaaaaaaactaatttaacACTTGTCATAAGCTTTTCATAACCATTGGACCAAAATTGTAACATCTTTTCTAATTAAACGTCAGCACTAATTTCTTGTCTTGGGAAGAagtatttcaaatattttttgtctTGGGCTATTATAGAATATTCAAGTACCAAAAGCACTCTCTAAACTCCATGATAGTTCTCATATTGTTTAACTAACTGGCTAGGGGAAACTCACAATGAGAGAACCCAAAAACTATATTTAAATTACagaataacaaattaataaccATAAATTATGCATGAAAagaattaaaagtttaattatagAAGAAAAATATAACCTGAGTAGAATCTTTTTGTAAGCTCTTATCTGCTTCAGGATCATTGACTGGTTTTGACCCTTTAGTCGTATCCTTCATTCCATTTGCATCAGCTTTTGTGGTTTTGGCCGCATCTCTTGCATTTGCGTTGGCTTCCACTGAAGCCACACTTTTAAATGccttcaaaataattaacatatatcaAAATCATTTCCTTCTATGTTACAAAAATTTGTCAAGTGTAGGACATGATTAGGGATCATAGATTGGATCTAGCAAGCAACATGTTTAGAGACTCCCAATGTCTTGACTCTTATCGGGTAAGAGGATCCAATACTCCAACACACTAAACAGAAAGAGTAATCGAAAGACACATGTTTCCTTCTCTAAAGATTCTTAACTTTAGTTACACActatgtataattaattaattatgaaataataaataaatcaagCAAAGATGGAACACAGGTTATTAAGTAAAGGATAGCCCTCTACTTAATAGTTTACAATATGGCTAACACATCCTTAGATATCTCGCAATACTCACATGACTTCATGATTAATGAAATCAGAACTTCTAACCTTCTAGGTCAACTGGGTAACAACTAAAGAAACCCTAACACGCAATCTTCACATCTACACATGAACCAATCAAACTTGATTGACAAATGATGAGTGGTCCAATTAGGGGGGAAATTTTGTCTTGAAGACACAAAGATCAAGTAACTTTTGTCATTTTAACACCAGGATGTATTacacacaataaaaaaaacctcaacTCTATCAAAGGTGAAGATTAGCTACTACAAGAATGAGACTCGTAAGTCCTAGCACTACATGCATTCTCAAAAGAATCCAGCACCCTACCCACAATTCCAAAGCCGAAATCACATAAAATGGAGTTGGCTTCATAAACTAAGATTTAATCTCCTAAGGTGGTCcacaaaaactttttttttcttcatgtcATTTTTCACTACCGTGGCTAAGTTCATCTCAGGCGCTCCTCTTCTATTTCAACCATCATTCCAGTTCCACATCTAACTTTCcccttgaaaaaaaaaaacatatctcCACCCCCAACTCAGCAAGTATAGCTCACATGACTTGTGTACCTTTAACTCCTTACAATTGAAATAAAGAAGTTACTCCCACCAACAATCTCACAAGCCAAATGGATTTTGTACTCCACATAATACATCAAAAGCCAAAAGCATTATTAAGCTAGAAGAAGTCCTACAATGCTATCTTGAAAAGTAAAGTAATAAGCAATGCATTGAAGTGATGTCAACTACTGCTATAAAGGCTCTTTTCCATCAAAACTTCAAATACTATTCCCCATGAAATGGAACGAATGCAACCAAGTTCAACAcacaataaacataaaaataaaattaaattaaattaaaaaaaataaaatatcaagaTTAAGGAGGTGGTAGAACATCAATCAAAACACAATTGTTCTGTAATTGCCTCAATCATCTTTCAAGACACCTATATGCAATTATTTACAATCATCAATATCCTATTTGTTTAAGGAACCCACTCAgcatgattttaaattaagacTTCGTTTTATTCGAAAACATAATTGTAGTAATCCatcaaattaaattgaaaactaTCTATTAGCAGTGAAAGACTTCATTCGTAACCAATTGAAAGAATGTATGCATATCCCTGCCCTACTTAACAACAAAGCCGAATTTCAAGATTTTTGTTAATCTAACAAAATGGATTAGTTAGTACTCGTAGCCACATCTTGTATGAAATCAACCAGTAAAAGAAAGTAGATTCAGGCATAGAGACTACACTTACATGAGGTTCAAATTTGACCTTCTCTAGAGAAATCCTCTCAAGTATGTCTGTCAAATCCTCCTTACTCTGTAAACATGGACAAATAAGAATTAATAAGTATTATTTCACcataaatgagcattgtggacAACAATATGCCAAAATGGCTGAGGTAAAAACCACAATAAATGCCCCTATAGGCAGAAGCAACTAGTATACAGGAGGGGTTATAACGTATTAATACCTGCACATAATCCATCCATCTTAAGACGTTTGGAATCTTCTGCCTATCGGATTTTGACATAGCAACCTGCCAAAAAGTAATAAAGCACAAAGAGGTACGAGATAAAGCTAACACCAGTAATATCATTTGATCTAAAAACCACTATTATTAGTCAGTTCAATGCACTAGTTACAATTTACAAAAGGAGAGAGGAGAAAAATCATACTACAATAAAATGCCAACATAAATAGAGGTCATACAGAAGGAAAAGTTTGCAAAAGTAAGAAATCCCCTTCCTTAACAAAAGGTGTAACTAGTTAATGACCAATAAAGATATTAAGTCAATTTCATTCcctttcaaaattaaaaaatcctTCATCACTCAAGGGCAagtgaaaaaaacaaaatcaataagGTGGCTCAAATAGAGGATTTCAAAGCAAGAACAGAGCCAAAAGCGAAAATAGGAAAGTAATAAGAGTATCAAACCAAGAGAAGTATAGTTTCATTGATGGGACTGCACATGTACACGGAGTCATTCATACTCGATACTTCTCTTAGTAATGCAAGTTTAGTAAAAAGACATCCCCTTTACAAAGTATGACAACCTACTATAACCATCTAAGAAAAGAGGCTTATCTTGGGGCATGATACACCCTAAAAGCATCAAGcataaaaattgtaaaacaaTTATGACTCCATCAAGTTCCCAACTTCTAGCCTTTCAGCATAAGTGATTTTCGTTTGCTCATTCAAACAACATAGTTTAGAATGCAATGAGTTGCAATTCAGACGGTCAATTAAATACATACTACGCAAAACATACCACACAAGGATGGATTGCGGCATAAACAATCAAATCAACTTCAGAGACTTTTAAACCACTTCCCAACAGAACAGACTTCATAACCAACTCATCATTCAATCCGTTTATTGCTCCATGACAAACCGCAGAATCCACCGGAAAACCATTTgcaaattctaaccatttcatcacctCTAGATGACGCTGTTGGTTTTCCTGTAATTATGCAGAGTGCAGAGTCATTCCAATAATGAAATCAAGACAATGAACATTTTAATAGCTCCAGTCcatagaaaaaggaaaaagcaCGCAATAGAATTACAAATCACCAACCATACTATGCTAGAACAAATAAGAGCTAGTTAATTTCCTTCTGTTCAAAGACCATGAAAAGTTCGACAGCGTTGATGACCAAACCAAATTAGTGTTTTCACTAAAACGCATTTATAGTTTGATTGAACAAGGGAATAAACTGAGCATTGGCTCACCAGTCATCAGAGTATTACATTTTGTTTCAATATTATAGAAACAAAACAATTACCACTCACTTGGTTCCATTCACGAAAAGATTCACATTATTAGTCAATTAAAAACACTTCTATACGTATTAGTATTTTTCAATTATACTTATGCAAAACCTTATATGACAGTTATTAAGGCacggagagagtattatttGCTACTTCATTAGCAGCTCAATTGAGAGAGGAACTACCCCTCCCAAAAATACACACACACTAATTGTATGAATGCAAGTTCATAAATACCAAATTAATTTCCTTTCTATGAGCTTAAAAAGAACCATTGAGAAAGGACACCAACTTAACTCAATTCAACCAGTTCAACGTATATAGCATACATCAAATCTAGATAAAACCAATTCGTTTTTCCCATGAAGTGGGAATGGTTTTCTCCATAATGAACATAAATTTCACAATTTTCAATTTCTCATTCAAAATTCATACTGATAGAATATAATCAACCAATACTAACACTAGAATGTTTCAAAATTACTTGAAATCtaacaaatttattaaataataccTCATCATTGCTTAAAAGTTTAGACCCACTTTCTGATGACTTCAAGATATTTGTGCACAAGCTTTTCAGGTCCAATTTCTTATCATCAGCAAAACTTTTCTGCATTCCAAAAAATAAGCCTGATATACTTAGCATTCAAAGAAAcaagtttttaataaaaatcatCCAAATGGGAAAAAATTAAGAAACCTAGATCAAATTATCCACATTTATTCAGAAACAAATAGAAAATCGATAGTTTGTTGCCATGATTAAAATGGATAAACCTACAGGATCCAAAGACTGGCGTTTACAAAGAATTGAAACTATCACTTGCTTTCTTTGTTGAGCCATCTTTCTGAAATCTCTTGTCGAATTGTACCTTCCAAAAACAACGATTACTCGAGTATGAGGCAAGGAGTATTGATTTTCTTAGGGTTTATCGACTGTATACCAATATGTATCAACAATTTTGCGAATTTGGAACTATGCTGATCTATGTGAGTGTATGTATGTTGGGCTAAAATCAGTAATCAGTAAGAGAGAAACATAGGGCTAAGCTTGATTGGCCCATGCATGGCCAAAAAGAAACACTAATTCTCGAATAAAACGGAGTTATGGTGAGACCATTTCTATTGAGTTGGCCTAATATACATTTTTTCTCTTAAAATGATAACTTATGacgttaaagtgattacttataattttaatataatcactttttatagtaaaGTGATTACTCATAatcttaaaacgattacttataatcttaaagtaatcaattgaagaaatagGCTATTATATGgacccgtctcatggtgagacggtttcatacaagacgagttgaaaaggaaaatatagagtTTGTTTCATGGTAGGCTTTAAGAgtattgtaaataggcatttagaatattgtaaatacataagtacttactcggtggcattaagtatattataagtaggcaataaaaaatattgtaagtatgcattaaagatatggtaagtaggctagtagg
Coding sequences:
- the LOC130818913 gene encoding tRNA-aminoacylation cofactor arc1, with product MAQQRKQVIVSILCKRQSLDPKSFADDKKLDLKSLCTNILKSSESGSKLLSNDEENQQRHLEVMKWLEFANGFPVDSAVCHGAINGLNDELVMKSVLLGSGLKVSEVDLIVYAAIHPCVVAMSKSDRQKIPNVLRWMDYVQSKEDLTDILERISLEKVKFEPHAFKSVASVEANANARDAAKTTKADANGMKDTTKGSKPVNDPEADKSLQKDSTQKKAKGEKANAESKKPQTEASTKDEVPVSVLNIQVGLIRKAWKHPSADSLLVEEIDVGESKVRQVVSGLAKYCSPDDLLNRRVAFITNVKPGKLRDVVSEGLVLCASNEDHSVVEPLLPPEGATIGERVSFEGHDGKPEDVLNPKKKQLDKITPHLFTDENGIATYKGIPFMTSAGPCTSSIKKGSIK